A region of the Ranitomeya imitator isolate aRanImi1 chromosome 5, aRanImi1.pri, whole genome shotgun sequence genome:
ttcatttgctctcaaagaagtagaagagttcatcaaaactgactgtgcacgaggcaattcctttataccctgaaattgctaGAGATGCTGTCCATGTGGTTaccgctttgccaccaacccaagttagtgtaaagAGGTCGTTCTCTAACCTGAAAATAATTAGACTAGATTTGAGATCATCTATGATGGAGGATCTGATATACGAGAtagtatttctcagaacaaattaatAGATTTCACAAATGTTActcagtaaggccggtttcacatttgcggttgtgtccgcagcgtttcttccgcatatatccgcatgcattgtgtattcctatatttaacattagggacgcatgcatcTGCGATCGTTTGCtttttgccacgtttgacgacgcatgcgtcgtttcgtcgtctgcggttttgcGCGGAAAtgaaacatgtagtaatttttagaggcatcaatttgccgcctataaacgtatgcggtcgattgcaTAAGGAAtgcgcaaaaaaaacacattgttgtctatgtgaacgcatgtgttCACAAGCGCATGCATTTGCTTGCGTTCGTaaaagcatgcgttgcaccagagaaaaacatgtctagacactgataagccaccccccacatacaaggtgataaagggaggtagtggacatttgcaggtcactactcagcagacagccaagcagaacagacggaccacagcagacagccaagcagagcatacagaccacagcacctttgagaaaacaagcctctgaacaatgtgagtatatcccagtcaatgcctttattttctattttctgtctctacatgtcctaatttctgccatttctttctgcatgcatcagaatgtcttctactTCTGATGAAGAGCAACATCCTGGGCCTTCCAAAATAGAACATGtcagaacatgtcagtgaagtgagtagtcacctcctcagattggtaagtattcactgtcaaatctatacatatgacaattttttttgtttttcattttttttagagcacttctactgcggcagagactgggcaggagcagcggagtcacggtcgggtggcaaggcggcagcgtgtacgtatacaaggctgactggtgatggcgaactcagtcgaggggttcaagagaggcctggatgtgttcctggagcagaacaatattgtatcatacaattattaggttctgtagaaggacgtagatctggggatttattatgatggaatataggctgaactggatggacaaatgtcttttttcggccttactaactatgttactatgttactatgactgctgtatcctcactgttgtattctttaatcttcctttctgtactttactctttctttttaattctcttctggactacttttgaatcttgactttccttattcatgccatttctcaccctgttttttttcttttccttatgttaatgtatccaacattgtctttatttaatttttaggttccagaacaggttgaagacctcatagaaaatgacttcatctccctggtccaggagcgagtcccgttgtgggacacccgggatccactgcactcaaacaacgtaacgatccggcgcctatggaatgaggtggccaaagcgatgtgggatggctgggacaacgccccgactcgggtccgaaatgcatttggtaagtattgcactgcagtgtgaagcagcagagaccttggccgtgctcactcaactgtgtgtgatgaaagaaactctcaggagtttctctcatcacacacagttgtgtgagcacgggcaaaagtccattttctgaccattatgttttttttttttttttttaacagtggccaaagtcaaaacacgttggcgttcgatgaaggaccgcttcaacaaggacctgcgtcaagagagcagtgttcccagtggttcaggagcaaggatccaaaagtacaaataccatcgtgttctggcatttttaagaccggtccttgcccagagaacgtaagtatttatcccgtgcattaggttgtgttgtattgccataatctgtatgtttctattccacaggagttgtctgtttaatttttggtattaattttttttttccttttttcacagcacatggagcactactgatgGCCCAGGTTCTGAagtggtccttcatcaaacagccacggacccgtcccagccatccagcagcgctgcagcaagtgggcctgccacacaaactggagaccaggaagcgggtccatcaggtcttcccctttcccagtcctctgccactgccccttttttggggggctcctcccggaagcggcagagggcatcggacaggtccctcatgtccgagtttttgcacttgagctcggtttttcacgaaggactcaaggctttgggtgaccgaatggatatttcccttagccacatgaatacacgtatccaggaggtcaccaaaagcattgaccaagtaaaagccgacctccagaggccagcacatcattttttttaaccaaattcagcagggcatgtcagaacaccttactcctgatctccagcttagtgtaatgcaggcctgcaatgctgcttacgtgcaggctatgcagcagagtcgataTTTTcagcagtggcggcatatccacctgtgccttcactgtcacgattaacctcaatgcagacctctgctgcataccactgcacggccactttTATTCCTAGCACTGTcgtacaccagtacagcaccaccaccatgcagagTGCTGTTCgacagcccactgccaccaccatgacaaccgctgttcctgcttggacctcctccaccgacaccacgatgcagcaggaccctggcatggtcttccgtaccgccaccaccacgattcagcaggaccctggcatggccttccgtaccgccaccaccatgatgcagcaggaccctggcatggccttccgtaccgccaccaccacgatgcagcaggaccctggcatggccttctgcttgaTGAGTATAgttctgttttgtatgacagtcattgtctcttcagtctgtgtccaatggatactgcatagcagaacagaacgcaatgacgtcaacaaccttaccactaaagcaacatggctgccgtcacaatagcagtatgtggtcagtgttttatatcagtatttgtaagccaaaacaaggagtgaaacaattagaggtaaattataatattaacataactagcacctctgcctttatcacccactcctggttttggattacaaataccgatattaaatacagaccaaatactgctagtttgaggacagccttggtttgtagaggaaatacataggagacacgctcAAGAgagcaaaaaataaagtttattaatgagaaatattaacatttaagaaaattactggtacagataaaattacaacaggacGTTTACACagtattgtcctgccatgacacacgtccaatatcagaatgaaAAAAGGCggaaaattggtcccgcatgtgaccaacttcagcagttgaccgcagcgggtgttgATGGTAATCGGgcagggtgtgcaactggttcatccagttcaatgttgggtcgctccttagccattatgtaattgtgcagaaccacacaggctttgaccacctcgtcgactgtctccattttcagattaatggctgatgcaagaatgcgcaattttgagactagaatgccaaaggtacactctactgttcttcgggccctggtcagtctgtagttaaagatcattttagtgtggttcaagtcccgactggaacatggcttcagtaggttttcacacatctgaaaggcctcatccccaaccataacaaatggcatcgatggaccttgagtgttggggagcggttgtggcccatatcagagttcttaaaagtctgggaatcgctgccacggccaaaagctctaatgtccacggcgatgaagcgacagtccacatcggctattgccatgagcacaacagaaaaatattttttgtaattgaagtactccgatcctgttctggctggttttataatgcggatgtgctttccatcaaccgctcccaaacagtgggggaaatcacacacactccagaatttttccgcaatttcaagccacatgtccaaggtgggtaggggtataaactcaatccggagaacattccacaaagcccgacaggtgtccgcaactattccagacagggtggaaattccaagctggtattggaagtggagggatgaaaaactctctccggttgccagaaatctgtaagaaaaaaaaaaattacaatctattctatttatggtgtggttatgctaaagacagaaaggaaaataccccaaaaatacatgtctgaacacccaaaatttggactgtcattgctttagatttggaacgtaccttaatgtaaccagcagacgttcctcgggtggaattgctctacggagcttggtgtcctgtctccgtatggttccttggaaaCGAGCAAGCAAATCTCGGAATGagacttgcgacatccttgtatattcttggaatttctccgggttggcattaagctcgccatacagcgtgtaataggctccacgtctctcacgtaattcaataaaagggtgtctccaaaaacgcctacgccgtctccttctcaatctttcgcgatttctgtcttgctcccaagcaaacgcacaggcaagaaacagcttgatgcttaaatctatGTTGAAATAAaacctctccatgcgaagatccattatgacacagcatacaggagcaagatttcagctgttcaagggtctatatatagagatcccataatacacgccctctgtagtcccattggcgctgtctggttatctagatttttcacctgttaaatttttcaccctgcgcaccaaaaacgcgaacgcagaaaaaacgcatagaaacacgtacaacgcggcgttttttaaccgcatgcgttccccgcatgcgtctaaaaaacgctgcgtttgtacgtgtttctatgcgttttttcctgcacttgcggatgcgcatTAAATACTGCGGATTCTACcgtaaatgtgaaactagcctacgtTTTTGTTGAATTGTATTTTTTACACTTACTGTATAGCGTATtgtatatttacaatttattaaagTTTGTGTTTTAAAGTTATATTccgataaatacatttattttctaTCTAAATAGCTTGATTGTTGTATCATAATggtgattaaaagcctgatgttaccattttactacagtaaatgtatcacttaaacatgagccatgaagTCAGGAGTCAGAGAAATTAAGGAATTGGAAGTTTGAATtattgactccacagccctgcagagAAGTAAGCTGTCTGAAACTTGTTTTACATGTATTGCGCACAATAAATGGACATTTTGTGACACTTTACATTTTCATCCCTGTGATAGAAGATTTTGATTTTCAGGCTGAGAGCTACAAACTGAAGCAAAAATCCCAGGTGACCTACAATTTGCAAGCTTTATGCAGCATGTATTACACATTACAGTAGACGCTGTGCCGAAAGAGGAAGGAAGCAGATTATGCCCAGAAactctatttacctgcagatatagggttaatttgcaggtagctagcatataaaaaaaaaaaaaaaaaaaaaaaaaatcaccgtaGACTACCTTACTGGAAGCTCGGCAACAGCGAGAAAATTAACTCATATCTTCCCCGCAGATGCTCACTGCGGTGCAGGGAGCAGGTGCAGTAACCTCTCACTATACTGTGAGTGGCAGCGGCCATCACTTCCAGGCACACTGATTTGCAGctggctgtgcagtgtgtgtgtgcagagcatgcCATCAGTCAGGGAGCGATTACTGTGCCGCTCACAGTAGAATGAGAAGTGACTGTAATCGCTCTTTGCACTGCCCCTATGACAAAGCGAGCGGCTGCAGGTAGGAcacaagttcattttctccctgtagccgtgTTCCAAGTAAGGCAGCCAAGCAGGCTTTTAATGCTGTTTacatgcagattaaccctatatctgcatgtAAATAGTGTTTCTGAACATGACAGGTTTTAAAATACAAAAGAGCAGTCAGCACAGGATATTCCAGTCCATTTGTAGCTAGCGGAAGCGCATCAGAGCCTGAATAATACTGCAAACTATGCAAAAAACACAGTAACAGCCCAATTGTATGTTCTTATACACTTCAAAACTGGATTGTGTATAGCAAACTAACCTCATGACCAGATAAGTAGATATCTACGCCATGCCAGGACTTGTCTGTGGAGATCTTCATATTTACAAAATACTTCAGATGTTCATGTAGGCGAACCATGAACTCCGTACCTAAAAGTATACATAGGGAGAGGCTTGTCAATATAAGCACAGAACATCATATTGCAAGACAAGTGACAGATTCTGACAA
Encoded here:
- the LOC138638337 gene encoding uncharacterized protein, translated to MDLRMERFYFNIDLSIKLFLACAFAWEQDRNRERLRRRRRRRFWRHPFIELRERRGAYYTLYGELNANPEKFQEYTRMSQVSFRDLLARFQGTIRRQDTKLRRAIPPEERLLVTLRFLATGESFSSLHFQYQLGISTLSGIVADTCRALWNVLRIEFIPLPTLDMWLEIAEKFWSVCDFPHCLGAVDGKHIRIIKPARTGSEYFNYKKYFSVVLMAIADVDCRFIAVDIRAFGRGSDSQTFKNSDMGHNRSPTLKVHRCHLLWLGMRPFRCVKTY